CAATCGGCCGAGTTGCTCATCCATCGCGACCAGCACGGCGTAATAAAGTGCCTTCTTGCTTTCGTCCGTTTTGTCACGCAGCACCTTTGGAGGAAAGAAGGGCGAATGCACATCGTCCGGCCACAGGTTCAGGAAGAAAGGTTTTCCGTCGGCCTGAGCCTGGTCCAAAAACTGCAAGGCCTCTTTCACAAACGCAGCGGTGACAACGGATCGATCTTCCCACCGAATTGGTCCGTGACCGAGTTTCGCGGATCCGAGATCATGTTTCTTTGGCGGCTTGCCGTCATACGCATCCTTCAATGGCAGCACTCGCGGACCCAGGCCCTCAAAGTTGGTCAGGCTTTGGTCGAATCCGTATTCCGAAATCAGCGGCGCGTCGGCGACGTCTCGCTGGCCGCCCATGTGCCACTTGCCGAAGTGCCCGGTGGCGTAGCCGGATTTCTGCAACTGTCGAGCCAACATCGGCGCCTGCAGGTCCAGCCACTGAGCCATCCCGCGATCGATGTTGGCGCTGCGTTTGGCCAGATACGAACTGATTCGCCAACGCTGCGGATACTGACCTGTCGACAACGCGACTCGCGAAGGCGAACAGATTGGTGAGTTGACGTAGAAGTTGGTGAAGCGCAGCCCTTCGGCGGCCAGGGAATCGATGTTCTCCGTCTGAGTTCGATCGCCGTGATAGCATGAAAGATCGGACCATCCCATGTCATCAATAAACACGGTGATGATGTTAGGCCGTTCTGCGGCGAACACCGAAGTGGGCGCGAACAGCAGCAGCAACGCCGTCACGATTTGGTAGATGCAGCCAAGGCATACCTGCTTAGAAAAACCGAATGCGGACGTGCCAGCGACAGGGACGTCCTGTCCGAGATTCGGCGGAAGAGAATCGCGGGGATTGCAACTGATATTCATGGGTTCGCCTGGCGGCTGCAACAGAGAAGCGATGAAGTGGTCCACACACGAGATCGTACCCACCGAGCCTGCGCGACGATAGTCGGCCAACGATCTATGTGCGGTCGCTCAGCTTCAGGCGAAACGCGGGTTCGCCGTAGTGAATGTAGTTGGCCCAATCGAGCTCACTTTCGGAATAGAGCTGCTCACGCGCTTTCGCGAGTGCTGATCCGATTGTCGGCGGCACTTGTGGATCCTGCGCCAACAAGACGCCGTAGAATGTTTCGGCGAAGACAGCGGCGGCGTGATCCCCGACAGGCCAGTACGTTCCCACAAAATTTCCGATGCCACCACGAAGCCAGGCTTCCGCAAACGAAACGTTACGATCAATCAGGTCCTGCATTTTCACTTCAGCTCGCGACGGATTCTTCAACGGTAACCGTTGCGAACGCACGCGCCCGGATTCACACGCATTGAACACGCAAAGAGCCGGCAGCGAATCCAAACGTGCGAGGTCTCGACCAGACAAAACGGAGTGGCCCGCGCAGACGATGCCGCTGGCCGATCGGTTGTCCGGATCAAAGAAAGCGTGGCCGGCGTAGTGCAGCACGTCGTGC
This DNA window, taken from Fuerstiella marisgermanici, encodes the following:
- a CDS encoding sulfatase-like hydrolase/transferase; translated protein: MNISCNPRDSLPPNLGQDVPVAGTSAFGFSKQVCLGCIYQIVTALLLLFAPTSVFAAERPNIITVFIDDMGWSDLSCYHGDRTQTENIDSLAAEGLRFTNFYVNSPICSPSRVALSTGQYPQRWRISSYLAKRSANIDRGMAQWLDLQAPMLARQLQKSGYATGHFGKWHMGGQRDVADAPLISEYGFDQSLTNFEGLGPRVLPLKDAYDGKPPKKHDLGSAKLGHGPIRWEDRSVVTAAFVKEALQFLDQAQADGKPFFLNLWPDDVHSPFFPPKVLRDKTDESKKALYYAVLVAMDEQLGRLFDRIRNDAALRDNSLILVMSDNGHEEGAGTAAPLRGAKTWLYEGGVRSPLIVWGPGLLADDAAGSVNESSVLSAIDVNRSLYAITKTAPPADIEFDGEDLAATLLGSQQQSRKAPIFWRRPPDRPGTKQQDNPDLAVLRGVWKYYVNYDGSDRQLYNLSADVSETRNVIDQHKAEADQLHKQVMQWNAALPVDAGDPKWSKSE